A segment of the Ipomoea triloba cultivar NCNSP0323 chromosome 1, ASM357664v1 genome:
aataatctgTTATAtggttttatatataatattaataatcgGTATTTATGATAACTATTATATCACTCAATTTATATTAACACCTTAGTATTAAATACTAAGGAATCAAAGATAAACTAGGTACACTTAAAGCTTTTTTTACTCTATTCAATAGGCTTAGTAGTTGGTAGTATATAACTACTTATAACTGCAGATATTGTTTGGTGTTAACACAAACCCTCCAAGCTATATATTGCATATTTGCAGACAATTGTATTTTAGGAGAGTCATAGATGAATGAATTTTCAATTACTCTTTTCTCACGGTAAAATTCTTCCCTAACATCTTTCtcaaatttatatgtttttgattgtttatgaaatataatgttAACCTTATATTATACTGGTTGTGTTTGTTTAACTTGATAAAGGGTATAATATATGCTAATAAGGATGATAACAAAATAGTTATGCATCCAAATTTTCTTAATACCTTAGATGCTTTTGTGTCATGAAACCTATATAATTTAAATGAGAAATGTCATTTGGTGactatttgaatatatatgatTCAAATAAGATGAACTGAACATGATGAAGGGGCACCGGATCTGGTTTCTCGTTACCTCAAGAGTAACGAACATAAACCCTTAAGTACACCACTCCAAAAACACATATCTACAAATAGATAAGTTCATCTCTCtagttcctaatttttttttactcaaacTATGCTTTAGAgaaatattttgtataatatttataagttaataataataatttgaatttgtttttttgtaTGCATCAGTTACGGTTATTCATGCTTTCTTTGCCACGTTTGTGGGTGATCTATTTCTGGAATTTGACCTTCCTCACGTTTGTGGGTGATCTATTTCTGGAATTTGACCTTCCTCGAGTGGCAATTAATCTCGCTTCCCTGAATCTATTGACACTGCTTCTTGACCTTTGACAATTTACGCATACGATCACATTGTTTCAGAAAAATATACAGGACTTTGTGTTTCTATAGATTTATCCATTCAATATTTATTTGTCATTCTTCTATTTCGATCTCACCAACAAAATAAATACCTTGGTCCACAAAGGAATTGGAAGAGAAAGGCACCTTATATCCACCTCTATATTTTACCAGTCTTCAACCTCTTCCGCCATGAAAATTCAATAATTGTTATTCTGCAACTTTAAACCATTTTTTCACCGATTAACTCCGAGTAGCTATCTTGCGAACTGTTAAGCGATTATTTATAGTGAATGATTATAGAAgcatatgtatatttaatttgaatattaatatatttgtatagctgcaaaattagaaatattttctatttttaattaccaAAAAGGTTTTAAGAAGGCGTATATATTTGTTACTGTTACTATCTGTACTGTCATTTTATATATTCAGATCTTATGTTTTTTTGGAGCTTTCTTGATTCATTATATTCACATTTAGACTCAACATAGAATGATGATGAAACtttttggcaattttttttgttgcgCAATAGCTAACTGGAAGCTAAGGGGCTTATGACAGTTTTGTATATTgggaataataattataatgagttCATCGCTTCTTTCATTTTAATACATAACTTTAATTTGCTTCTATATTTAATGTGCCAAAATATTATGTGAGTCATCAATTTGATAAGTTCTGCTTTGCTTTGGTTAGATGATGAGTTTGAATTTACTTGTGTTCATCTCTAACTCTTGGGATTGTTCACTATTATACATGTAGGTCCAAGCATACATTAGAGATACTAGTATTCCACCCGTGCGGTGCAAGGAAAAATACgtttgaaattttattattgttggtCTTCACAGAAGGGCTCCTCTCGACCTTGTTCGCCGTGTACTTGAGCATCTGCCCTGCGTCGGCCAATCCCAACTCGGCAATTGCGGTCGCCAATGGGGACGGCCCTTGAGATGCCGACACGACTAGGGGGTTTTTGGTGAGGTGGTTGAGGCAGAACTCTTGGTCGACGGTTTTGTTGCAGGCTCTTTGGATTAGCGTCACGTTTAAAGGAGAGGTTGCGGCTGTGGATGGTGAAACCATCGTGAGGAAACATAAAAGACTGGCAATCATAACATTGGTTAAAGAATCCATGATTGGGATAAAAAGAATAGATAGGCACGAAagggtatttattatttattaaagagTGTGCCCTCCAATCTAATGTTTCCTCGACGTTGGCTTGAGGGAAATGGAGTTGAGCAATGCATTATATAGATGGTCTTGGATGGTATTTGGGATagagattgcaacaataatttatgATTGGACGATTGTTTAGGGACTATGTGCCATTCCCCGCTTAAATAGCAATAGATCTGATCTGATGGTTATTAAATGGTTAATGGCTAAGGTTGAGAACTTGAGATGGCTTGCCTTTATACACATTTCTTATACGGTtctaattgttttaatttgtatgaTTGTGCCGACTTGAAAAGTTAAATAATGTTGCCCCTAATTTGTATGATTATGCGACTTGAAAAGTTAAATAATGTTGCCCCACGGCGTAGCATAGTAATTGGTTTGTCGTCTGACTTAAAGGTCATAACTGGAAGTGGCAGTGTATAGGTTAGAATCTGATCCAAAGCCCAAGGATGATAGAAGGTCTAGATTGAAACCCTTGTGTGCACATAAATACTAGGATTTGATTGGTGAGTTGAAGGTTGATTGTGCGGTCTGGATTGGATTCCTTGTGCACACATGAAGAATAGGACTCGTGATTTATCTTCTCAGCGGCTCTAAAGGCGGAGTTCTGTGGGTTTTTCACAATATGATGCACGTCAATCTATAGCTATCAATCACTCTAATCCTAATCCTCAataagctaagctaagctaagcaACAAGTTTAGGGTTTATATTTTGTAATCCTAAATAAGCCAAGACATTAACTCggttaaatttattaatttttttggattaaaaatCAGTTACCAAATAAGTACTTTATAAAactaattaacaataattatatcTTGGATCAAAATACATGTAGCAATATGAACCCAATGCCTccctttttttataaaattgttttCAACTTAGGCAAGTTGGATcttgtccatgatataatttacaaaaacGAACCAtccaatcgttataccatggatcaggatTCACACTGCACTATGGACCCTGGTTCATGTGTGTTGCGTTTGGGATTATGACTTTTTGTGTCTTGCGTTATGcaattttgtaccttatgagtatgaattgtgtacctgaaacaaattagtaattgtgtcttatgtaatgaatttttgtgtcttgcgTTATGAAATTCTTACAATTATGAATTAGAGcaaaattgccattttgatccactgactataggggtcctgttaatttttatccacaactttcaaaagtgttaattgcataccatgacttttcaatttatatcaattttggtcactccggccaaatttcgccggaagttaaaataatgaaggcatttttctcatttcacttcttgttcttcttctccggctaaTCCTTCCTTTTCGACGGCAGACTAGGCAGCCATGGACATCCTTCAAAAGCTTCAAACGCTTCAATGGACCATAATCCTTCTTGCAAATCTCGTCTCTCTCAATGGATTTCCTTCAAAAGCTTCAAAGCTGCAAATCTCTAACTCTGCACACCATAACAGCCGCCGAACAGATCCTGCCTCTTCTTGCCGCCGAACAGATTCAACTTCTCCTCGCCGCCAACACCGCCAGACAGATCTAGCCACTCCTCACCGGTCTCCTCTGCTCGCCGCCAACACCGAATAGATTATCTACAGATGACGGATGAGGTGGAGAAGGAGAACCGCCACCGAACAGATCCAGCCTCTCCTCGCTGCCAACATCGCCTGACTGATCCACACCGCTGgattagttttttgtttttagccTAGGTTTGCATCGCTTGTccggaaaagaagaagaattcgctacagaagaagaagagttcgccgcagaagaagaaaagaaatgtgaaatgactaaaataccctcgttattttaacttttaaaatttttctggcgaaatttggccggagtgaccaaaattgatacaaattgaaaagtcatggtatgcaattaacacttttgaaagtcttGGATGGAAATTAACAGgtcccctatagtcagtggaccaaaatggcaatttgctcttatGAATTATATACCTCGTCTTTTTAATCCAGCTGGGTCCATAAAGCTATgctttgtgtcttgtgttgtgtttttttttttttttttgtattttgtgttattaaattttgtaccttatgaGTATAAATTCTGTACATCGTTGTTTTAATTCATGATCAATAATGCTATGTGAACTCTGGTCCGTGATATAAATCGTTGTAACCATCGGCACCGGCAAAAAAAGGTCAATTTTACTTCTCATATTCCCAGTCTTAGTTTGTATCATTGAAAATCTTGAATGGGGGGATGCTTGAAGATTTATGTCACGTGGAATCCTTGCTCATTTTTTGTTATCAATTATGTataatttatcattattatagCGAGTGTAGCAGGTTCCTAGTAGTTGCTATGACCTAACCTTTCAGATTCCATATTTGGAAGAACCCCTACTATGACCAGTTGACCACGTACCATTTCAATTTTcactttctattttttattctcCTCTTCAGTCTTCAGGTCAACCGCCCACCGGATACGAATTTCTTCCGCTTACCAGGACCGACCAGGATGCCCACACTGCACCTAATGATGCCCATAAATACACGGCTGATGCTGCGGCTATTAGCATCACTATTCAATTTCCGCTCTTTGCTTCGTCCAtccataatataatactccgtataatccTTTGAAGATCGTTTCCCCAGCTGCAATGGAGAGCAACGTCATTTACTCCCACAATCTGCCCACAGTGATGGTGACCAACGACGACGGAGTGGACGCTCCTGGGTTGAGAGCTCTGGTTAGCGTCCTCGTCTCCACTAATCGCTTCAACGTCCTTGTTTGCGCTCCCGATTCCGAGAAATCCGCGGTTAGTCACAGCATTACCTGGCGTCACGCTATTCAGGCCAAAAGAGTTCACGACATTCCCGGAGCTACTGCCTTTGCAGTTGCCGGAACTCCAGCAGATTGTGCCTCCCTCGGCATCTCAAAAGCTCTGTTTTCTTCTGTCCCTGATTTGGTGATAAGCGGTATTAATATGGGCAGCAACTGTGGCTATCACATTGTCTACTCCGGAACTGTTGCTGGTGCCCGAGAGGCTTTCGTCAATGGCGTCCCCTCTGTCTCTCTATCCTATGACTGGGTTCATGGAAAGAGCAATCTTAATGACTTCACACTAGCTGCTCAGGCTTTCATACCCATCATTTCTGCTATATTGGGTGATATCAAGAATCAAACTTATCCCCTTAATTGCTTTCTCAATATTACTGTGCCAACCGATGTTGTGAACCACAAGGGTTATCGCCTCACTAAGCAAGGCAAAAGTTTCATCAGAACCGGATGGAAACATGTTACTTGCGAAGCAGAAGGAGGGAAGATGTTATCAACTATGACTATGGACATGACTCCAACACAAACTGCACAACAGAGTGTTGTTAGCACTCAGGAGGATCAGTTTCTATTCACTAGAGAAGTGAGATCAAAGCAAGTAGATAAAGAAGGAACAGATTATTCTTCTCTTCAAGAAGGATATGTAAGTAATATaatgtttgtttatttgttatttatgttTGCTATTTAATTTGATGGAGTCTTATGATTAacatattgtttgttttttattatagataACCGTCACTCCCATCAGTGCTTTGTTCAATGCCGACATAGATGGTGTAACATTCTTCAACAAATGGTTGCCTTCTTTGGACGAACACTCAAATTTTCCTTGTAAGTTTCAAACTTCTCTACAAAAAGAAGGGAAGACGCGTCATTTGGATTCCAATATTGTTTCGGGATTGTTGTGCTAGTTCCCTAGTCACAAGCTCATTTATTTGATTAGGCTAGAAAACTATTCAATTCTTTATATACTTTGATATCAATGGATTCATGCATTTAATTAGTTGAAACGCGTTAATACTTAATATGTTAGCTTCTAAGTGTATTGTTCTTGGTGATGCTTAAGGAGCatgttgtaatttcattttgttgGAAAGATGTAACTATATCTTGTGGTAAAATAATGTGATGAGTGATACCGAGTATTATTTAAATCCTCATATTTGTTACAATTTTAGTTGACTCTCTATTACAACTTCGATTGCATGctaattttgacatttttaacTTTTGAATTATCCTTTATGTTAAGCACATTGTGCTTTAATGGCATCATTGTTGCATTTCATAAGGTTGTAGGCTCAAATCATGTTCTATACTAACCTTAAAACTttctactttattattattccaCATTTGCATCGCTTAGCTTACTCAtttcatcatcaaatttatacTCATCTACACTTTGGTTCTAGTATTCACTTAAAATTATCCTTAGCTTGCATAGTTCCTTCGTCGCAGGATGGTCTAAACATGTTGTTTAATGCACCAAAACCTttcaaagtaaaaatataaaaattttgatcatttaagcacaaaaatagtgatttcaaaaaaaaaaaaaaagcacaaaaaTAGTTGCAACTGAAATTGTAATCGTGAGTCTTGAATGTACGAAAACTTAAAGTTCtacttaattttaatcaaattaaaacttaagcAATAGAATAAATAAACCTGAAACCGTGACAACCAGGATTGTTAACGCAGTTcggagcaatactcctacatCTGCGGGGCCACTCACGAAAACCCAATCCACTAACAAAaacaaagagttacaagaaaTGAAGATACCAACACCATTCTACAATGGACTACGTTGAGTAcaaaattatttcttcaaaACTACAGTCGTGGATGAATTCGTGCAAGCCAATCACCAAGTCTTCATAAGCTGCATAATTAACCTCAACAGAGATCCGCAACCTCCAGCTTTAACAATGAATAACGATACAGAAAGCCATTAAATAATCCTTCGCAAACTGACAAAATGATAAATGAAGTAATATAGATAATTTGAAGTGATTTGTCCACTCTTGATTTTTCTCGTAAGTCGTGCGAGGAAATGAGAGACAAAGCCTTTCCTTTTATAGTTAACAAATAATCCCACTCTTGGCTGTGATTCATCATACGTTGGATCCCCACCAAAGCCTTATCACCATGCATTTTAAATTAATGCCACACTTTTCGGACGGATACGGAAGGTTTCAAATGCCAAGCTGAAGCAGGTTCTGAAGTAGCACCAGGAGTAGGTCCAGGCAGTCTAGAAAAACTAAAACTACATTTAAACTTAACCTAACGTGTGACAAATAATTAGGCCAATATCCTAACATGTACCAATTGaacatttgaaatatttattatatttaatcatgTATCAATTGGACATTTACAACAACCATAAAATAATCAACAGTAACGTGGTGAAGGGTTGTGTAATACTGTAATTTATGTGTTATCACCAGTCATGCTACTTTTGGATCACCCACAATGTGCTAGACCCAATGATTCGGAAGTgttaataaaattagttttattattagATTCAACCAGTATGTCactcgtgcgttgcacggtaatatttgaaaattaataaaagcagaacataagcaattcatatcaagttatttaaaatattacacatgacgtataatattttttttgaatatataaacattaaaatcCCCTCAATGCTCAATACTTTTATTACATTATACACCATACCTCAAAGAAAATCACAAATGTAAATAAATCCGTCATAATtcatatttattgaaaatattaaaaaaatgcaaacaGAAGAAATTAACTACTAAGTACTACCAAtctaatttgaaatttaaattacggAGTACAAATTATTAAAGATTTCTTTGTATACAACTAtggattaaaaaattatatactattatggagtattttttaaaaaatattttaatataattaaaaatttaacattGAGTGTTAATATTGGACTTATATTTTTACGCATCGGGGatataaaatactagttataataatatatataataatagatttTTCAATGTTACAGAAAACGCTAGTCAGACACCAGAAGCGCCTAGgccactgttttttttttttaattttttttttaattttaaatttccgTTCAAAACTATATCGTTTTTAGTTGAAAATccaattaaataattttcagcCGACTTTAATGAATTTGGAGCCAAGTTGGCCGACTCAGTCGCCTAGACGATCGACCAACTAGCGACCGCCTACACCCCTTTTGCCTCGTTCTAAGAGCGCTGACTGACTAAGTCGATTTTTAAAACACTGAGATTTTCACAAAAGAACAAGAGTAAAATGAAAATATGGTGTAATAATGTAAAACTTACCACATAGGGTTTGAGTGTAATACTAAAATAAGTGAGATTATCACAACATATACTCCGCAGTCCGCAATGGCGCAAAATAAGGAAATTGGTCAACGCAATATGCGATTTTGACAATAAAAATCCTCTCTTTCTATGGGGACGCTGCTTCCAATGAGTCAgccatgaaaatgaaaatgaaaatctcAGCTCTTTTTCTCACACTCTTCGTTCTTCTCTGCGCAATAGCAGTGACAGTTCATTCTCATTCCCACTCTTCATCAGAGACGAATTTCAAGAAGAAACAGAAGGGCGAGCAATGCAAAGCTTGGCTGGTTCAATCCATTCCGACCGACATGCCGCTACTCCCTCGCGTCGCCGGCGTTCTGTCCTCCGGTAACTCCCTTGCTTACTTAGGGCGGCACGGTGTATGTATATGCATATtgatatttatgtatatatattgtagtaAGGTTAAGATTGAGCTATTAagcattttattttgaaaaactagacatcaatttaattttaaataggagcaaatactaattttaaacccacgagtattagcaaaatgataGTCTTGGCCAACATGTTTAATTACTGAGGGATTGTGTAATTTGTAAGGATATTTTTGTCTAATAtgccaatttcattaatttataaACTTCCATCTAAAATATGCCAAGGCTTTTGTAAtccattattatatattaatggaCAAATGTACCCTTGTAAATTATACATTCCGACATGTTTTAGTCGGTCGTGATCAATTTTGGCACAAAAACAATAGTggtatatgaaaattaatagtaattaaatatatggatcaaaactgtcattttacTCATTCTCATGGAATCAAAATTGGTATGTGCTCTTTTAGAAAGTTTTGAAACTATAAGGCTTAAAATTAACTCATTCTCAAGTCAAACCTACAAACAGTTTAGATGATATTGTTTTGATCCAAAATCACCCAGACGGTATTAATTGTATTCGGAGTATTATTTTCAAGACAAtgcttaatatttttatatttttttaaaatgtactAATGGGCATGcatattacaatttttcatcAACAGTGGAGTTAATAGCTATAGTATCTAAAACTAGATTCTCAGTTAATACTTTTGTGAATGAATACCGTTATTGGGCCATTTTGAGATTTTATCTTGATCTTTAGCTCTCTTTGATTGATGACAAACTATGATGTGCTTATATAATGATGCTTGCAAGTTGCAATACAGACATTAGAGCGTTTTCGGGACTATTATCACTTTTCAGAGTGCAGGAGTTTCTTTATGCATATTGATTCAATTTCAATTGGTAGAGCTTATGATTATGGATTGTGAAAGATGAATAACCAAGTCCAAGTTACTTTTGAGTTATTAGCTAAAGTAATCTAAAAGTGTTGTTCCCTCATTACTTCATAATCTTTGCCAAACACATAAAGAGCCGATTTCTGATTAAGTA
Coding sequences within it:
- the LOC116019227 gene encoding uncharacterized protein LOC116019227; this translates as MESNVIYSHNLPTVMVTNDDGVDAPGLRALVSVLVSTNRFNVLVCAPDSEKSAVSHSITWRHAIQAKRVHDIPGATAFAVAGTPADCASLGISKALFSSVPDLVISGINMGSNCGYHIVYSGTVAGAREAFVNGVPSVSLSYDWVHGKSNLNDFTLAAQAFIPIISAILGDIKNQTYPLNCFLNITVPTDVVNHKGYRLTKQGKSFIRTGWKHVTCEAEGGKMLSTMTMDMTPTQTAQQSVVSTQEDQFLFTREVRSKQVDKEGTDYSSLQEGYITVTPISALFNADIDGVTFFNKWLPSLDEHSNFPCKFQTSLQKEGKTRHLDSNIVSGLLC